The following proteins are encoded in a genomic region of Thioclava nitratireducens:
- a CDS encoding ABC transporter permease, translating into MYEIGVRRFGAVNWMGLRMLGWREIRRFLAVWQQTVLAPLITAGLFLTVFALAFGRNRADVLGVDFLHFIAPGILMMTVIQNAFANTSSSIVIAKVQGNIVDTLMPPLAPWEILVGYLTGAVARALIVAVVIWIGLFVVLGQGVAHPLWALAAVVFGAAFLGGLGILAAVFADKFDQMAAITNFIITPLSFLSGTFYSAKALPPAFQILTHYNPVFYLIDMARFGFLGVSDASPWHGLAVIGVALIVVLGLGWYWLRIGYRMKP; encoded by the coding sequence ATGTACGAGATCGGTGTGCGCCGTTTTGGCGCGGTAAACTGGATGGGCCTGCGGATGTTGGGCTGGCGCGAGATTCGCCGCTTTCTCGCGGTCTGGCAGCAGACGGTGTTGGCGCCGCTGATCACCGCCGGGCTGTTCCTGACCGTCTTCGCGCTGGCCTTCGGGCGCAATCGGGCCGACGTGCTCGGCGTCGATTTTCTGCATTTCATTGCGCCGGGCATCCTGATGATGACGGTGATCCAAAACGCCTTTGCCAATACGTCCAGCTCGATCGTGATCGCGAAGGTGCAGGGCAATATCGTCGACACGCTGATGCCGCCGCTTGCGCCGTGGGAAATCCTCGTGGGGTATCTGACCGGCGCGGTAGCGCGCGCGCTGATCGTGGCGGTCGTGATCTGGATCGGGCTGTTTGTCGTGCTGGGGCAGGGTGTCGCACATCCGCTCTGGGCGCTGGCCGCAGTCGTCTTCGGCGCTGCCTTCCTTGGCGGGCTGGGCATTCTGGCGGCGGTGTTTGCCGACAAGTTCGACCAGATGGCGGCGATAACCAACTTCATCATCACGCCGCTGTCGTTCCTGTCGGGAACCTTCTACTCGGCCAAGGCGTTGCCGCCGGCCTTCCAGATCCTGACCCATTACAATCCGGTCTTCTACCTGATCGACATGGCCCGCTTCGGATTTTTGGGCGTGTCCGATGCGTCACCGTGGCACGGTCTGGCGGTGATCGGCGTGGCGCTGATCGTGGTTCTGGGACTCGGCTGGTACTGGCTGCGCATTGGCTATCGCATGAAGCCCTGA
- a CDS encoding GcrA family cell cycle regulator → MSWTDERVELLKKMWTEGQSASQIAKELGGVTRNAVIGKVHRLGLSNRTGGAAEPAKPEPKAKPEKVEAKPEKPAAQPAAEAPDPKPAAKPASPAPAQAAAPSAAPARKAIIPAGQPLPPQPSANEIDPAALAKVGEVEKHAKKLGLMELTERTCKWPIGDPATEEFWFCGLPSQSGKPYCEAHVGVAFQPMSSRRDRRR, encoded by the coding sequence ATGTCCTGGACCGATGAACGCGTCGAATTGCTCAAGAAGATGTGGACCGAAGGCCAATCGGCCAGCCAGATCGCGAAAGAGCTGGGCGGTGTGACGCGCAACGCGGTGATCGGCAAGGTGCATCGCCTCGGCCTGTCGAACCGCACCGGCGGCGCAGCAGAGCCCGCGAAACCCGAGCCGAAAGCCAAGCCCGAGAAGGTCGAGGCGAAACCCGAGAAGCCCGCCGCGCAGCCCGCGGCCGAGGCGCCGGACCCCAAACCTGCCGCGAAACCGGCGAGCCCCGCGCCCGCTCAGGCCGCAGCCCCTTCGGCCGCGCCCGCACGCAAGGCGATCATCCCCGCCGGCCAGCCGCTGCCGCCGCAGCCGTCGGCCAACGAGATCGACCCGGCCGCGCTGGCCAAGGTCGGCGAGGTCGAGAAACACGCCAAGAAGCTTGGCCTGATGGAGCTGACCGAGCGCACTTGCAAATGGCCGATCGGCGACCCTGCGACCGAGGAATTCTGGTTCTGCGGCCTGCCGAGCCAATCCGGTAAGCCTTATTGCGAGGCCCATGTCGGCGTCGCCTTCCAGCCGATGAGCTCGCGCCGCGACCGTCGCCGCTGA
- the rimO gene encoding 30S ribosomal protein S12 methylthiotransferase RimO, giving the protein MSTNPPNLRPDLAPRARITDAPRPGQPLIGMVSLGCPKALVDSERILTRLRAEGYAISPDYAGADAVIVNTCGFLDSAKAESLEAIGEALNENGRVIVTGCLGAEPEYITGTHPSVLAVTGPHQYEQVLDAVHAAVPPDPDPFVDLLPAAGVKLTPRHYSYLKISEGCNHKCKFCIIPDMRGRLVSRPAHAIVREAEKLVGAGVRELLVISQDTSAYGVDIKHAEERGHRAHITDLARDLGSLGAWVRLHYVYPYPHVRNLIPLMAEAQENGGGVLPYLDIPFQHAHPDVLKRMARPAASAKTLDEIAAWRAACPDITLRSTFIVGYPGETEDEFQYLLDWMDEAKLDRVGCFQYENVEGARSNTLPDHVPDEVKQDRWNRFMEKAQAISDAKLQAKVGSVQQVIVDAVDAEGATCRTKADAPEIDGNLFIDEDFENLNPGDIVTVEVDEASEYDLWGRLV; this is encoded by the coding sequence ATGAGCACGAACCCTCCGAACCTGCGTCCCGATCTCGCGCCCCGCGCGCGCATCACGGATGCCCCCCGCCCCGGTCAGCCGCTGATCGGGATGGTCTCGCTTGGCTGTCCGAAAGCGCTGGTCGACAGCGAACGCATCCTGACGCGACTGCGCGCCGAGGGCTACGCGATCTCGCCCGATTACGCGGGCGCGGATGCTGTCATCGTGAACACCTGCGGTTTTCTCGACAGCGCCAAGGCGGAAAGCCTCGAGGCGATCGGCGAGGCGCTGAACGAGAACGGTCGGGTCATCGTAACTGGCTGCCTCGGTGCCGAGCCCGAATATATCACCGGCACGCACCCGTCCGTGCTCGCAGTGACCGGGCCGCATCAATACGAGCAGGTTCTCGACGCGGTCCATGCGGCCGTGCCGCCCGATCCCGATCCCTTCGTCGACCTTCTGCCCGCCGCGGGCGTGAAGCTGACGCCGCGCCATTACAGCTATCTCAAGATTTCCGAGGGCTGTAACCACAAGTGCAAGTTCTGCATCATCCCTGACATGCGCGGCCGCCTCGTCAGTCGTCCGGCCCATGCGATCGTCCGCGAGGCCGAGAAGCTGGTCGGTGCGGGCGTGCGCGAATTGCTGGTGATCTCGCAGGACACCTCCGCTTACGGCGTCGATATCAAACATGCCGAAGAGCGGGGCCACCGCGCGCATATCACCGATCTCGCCCGCGATCTGGGGTCGCTCGGCGCATGGGTGCGGCTGCATTACGTCTATCCCTACCCGCATGTGCGCAATCTGATCCCGCTGATGGCGGAAGCACAGGAGAACGGTGGCGGCGTGCTGCCTTACCTCGACATCCCGTTCCAGCACGCCCATCCGGACGTGCTCAAGCGGATGGCACGGCCCGCGGCCTCGGCCAAGACGCTCGACGAGATCGCGGCATGGCGCGCGGCTTGCCCGGATATCACGCTGCGCTCGACCTTCATCGTCGGCTATCCCGGCGAGACCGAGGACGAGTTCCAGTACCTGCTCGACTGGATGGACGAGGCGAAGCTCGATCGCGTCGGCTGCTTCCAGTACGAGAATGTCGAGGGCGCGCGCTCCAACACCCTCCCCGATCATGTGCCCGACGAGGTCAAGCAGGACCGCTGGAACCGCTTCATGGAGAAGGCGCAGGCGATTTCCGATGCGAAGCTGCAGGCAAAGGTGGGCTCCGTGCAGCAGGTGATCGTGGATGCTGTCGATGCCGAAGGCGCCACTTGCCGTACCAAGGCAGATGCTCCCGAGATCGACGGCAACCTCTTCATCGATGAGGATTTCGAGAATCTCAACCCCGGTGATATCGTGACGGTCGAGGTCGACGAGGCCTCGGAATACGATCTCTGGGGACGACTCGTTTGA
- a CDS encoding CAP domain-containing protein, producing MIRIFALSALLFGLLPLAAQAGECAIDAAQGREIAQATSQQRQAQGLNALAMDPQLTQAAAAQGCDMARRGFFAHTGSDGSTPLTRAERAGFHACLIAENVAMGQRDPGETFDAWMKSSGHRRNILLRGVTRIGVAVVPKRDGKGSWYVMVLAKPC from the coding sequence TTGATCCGCATTTTCGCCCTGTCCGCCTTGCTTTTCGGCCTGCTCCCGCTCGCGGCGCAGGCTGGCGAGTGCGCCATCGATGCCGCGCAGGGGCGAGAGATCGCGCAGGCAACCTCGCAACAGCGACAGGCGCAGGGCCTCAACGCGCTCGCGATGGACCCGCAATTGACACAGGCAGCCGCGGCACAGGGCTGCGACATGGCCCGGCGCGGCTTCTTTGCCCACACGGGCTCCGACGGGTCGACCCCACTCACGCGCGCGGAGCGCGCGGGCTTTCACGCCTGCCTGATCGCCGAGAATGTTGCGATGGGCCAACGCGATCCGGGCGAGACCTTCGACGCCTGGATGAAGTCGTCCGGCCATCGCCGCAACATCCTGCTACGCGGCGTGACGCGGATCGGCGTGGCGGTCGTCCCCAAGCGCGACGGCAAGGGCTCGTGGTACGTGATGGTGCTCGCCAAGCCCTGCTGA
- a CDS encoding ion channel codes for MLETLRHYYEGESHRAHVFRYGLLIFDLLTIVFVIVTSFFPHSSTIGAIDAVIGVVIVADFLARYAISGEKVRFWTRAPTWADLIAIGSFLAPIAGQGLGFLRILRTLRLLHTYQLLARLRADFSLFRHHEEIIVAAINLLVFLFVMTGLIYSTQVRINPEIKNYADALYFTVTTLTTTGFGDITPKGEWGRMISVAIMIFGVTLFLRLAQVLFRPTKVRHECPTCGLKLHDADAVHCKHCGEVIHIDTEGIT; via the coding sequence CATGTCTTCCGCTACGGGCTTCTGATTTTCGACCTCTTGACGATCGTCTTCGTCATCGTGACCTCGTTCTTTCCGCATTCCAGCACCATAGGCGCGATCGATGCCGTGATCGGCGTCGTGATCGTAGCGGATTTCCTCGCCCGTTACGCGATCTCGGGCGAGAAGGTGCGGTTCTGGACCCGCGCGCCGACCTGGGCGGACCTGATCGCGATCGGCTCCTTCCTTGCGCCGATCGCGGGGCAGGGGTTGGGCTTTCTGCGAATCCTGCGGACGCTGCGGCTGTTGCACACCTACCAATTGCTCGCCCGGCTGCGGGCGGATTTCTCTCTATTCCGGCACCACGAAGAGATTATCGTCGCGGCGATCAACCTTCTGGTTTTCCTCTTCGTCATGACCGGGCTGATCTATTCGACGCAGGTGCGGATCAACCCGGAGATCAAAAATTACGCCGACGCGCTCTATTTCACCGTCACCACGCTGACGACGACGGGCTTCGGCGACATCACCCCCAAGGGCGAATGGGGGCGGATGATCTCGGTCGCGATCATGATCTTCGGGGTGACGCTGTTCCTGCGGCTCGCTCAGGTTCTGTTCCGGCCAACGAAGGTGCGTCACGAATGCCCGACCTGCGGGCTGAAACTGCACGATGCCGATGCGGTCCATTGCAAGCATTGCGGCGAGGTCATCCATATCGACACCGAAGGGATAACCTGA